Proteins encoded in a region of the Thermodesulfovibrionales bacterium genome:
- the rpsH gene encoding 30S ribosomal protein S8 yields the protein MLTDPIADMLTRIRNAALIKAEKVDIPASKIKLEIAKILKEDGFIRAYKILKDKKQGILRLTLKYVEDDNAISGLKRVSKPGRRVYVGSEEIPRVMGGVGIAILTTPKGILSDRSCRRDGIGGEVICYVW from the coding sequence ATGTTGACTGATCCTATTGCAGATATGCTGACGAGGATAAGAAATGCTGCTCTGATCAAGGCGGAGAAGGTTGATATACCGGCATCGAAGATAAAGCTCGAGATTGCCAAGATCCTCAAGGAGGACGGTTTTATCAGGGCCTATAAGATATTGAAAGACAAGAAGCAGGGCATCCTCAGGCTTACCCTCAAATACGTCGAAGACGACAACGCGATATCGGGTTTGAAGAGGGTGAGCAAACCGGGGCGAAGGGTATACGTTGGAAGCGAAGAGATACCGAGGGTGATGGGAGGGGTCGGAATTGCGATCCTTACGACACCGAAGGGGATTTTGAGCGACAGGTCATGCCGTCGCGACGGTATCGGCGGTGAGGTCATCTGTTACGTCTGGTAA